Proteins co-encoded in one Arachis hypogaea cultivar Tifrunner chromosome 13, arahy.Tifrunner.gnm2.J5K5, whole genome shotgun sequence genomic window:
- the LOC112736493 gene encoding uncharacterized protein — translation MYRSNKRSNNDGRARSIIKVIMAAAFGFCLGMSIPSLRLNKVSMSSSRRHSFGVSIEEIERYAADVDNVQAITDYSGTQRIEALGSMRLPNLYIPTNPIGAQSLPPGIIAPQSDFHLRRLWGQPSEDLKKRPRYLVTFTVGYDQKDNIDAAVKKFSDDFAILLFHYDGRTSEWDHFEWSKNVIHVSARKQTKWWYAKRFLHPDIVASYEYIFIWDEDLGLENFNADEYIELVIKHGLEISQPGLEPYDGLVWEMTKRTEDTEVHKSTEEKPGRCSDAHLPPCAGFVEIMAPVFSRKAWRCVWYMIQNDLVHGWGLDFNLRRCAEPAHQKIGVVDSQWIIHQGIPSLGNQGETDEGRAPYDAVKTRCKNEWAEFQVRLTNADLTYLKGLKRNMKG, via the exons ATGTATCGCAG CAATAAAAGGTCAAATAATGATGGTAGAGCCAGGTCTATTATCAAGGTAATTATGGCAGCTGCCTTTGGATTTTGTCTTGGAATGTCAATTCCATCCTTGCGTTTGAATAAG GTTAGCATGTCTTCAAGCCGTCGACATTCCTTTGGTGTATCTATAGAAGAAATAGAAAGATATGCTGCTGATGTAGACAATGTTCAAGCTATTACTGACTATTCTGGAACCCAGCGTATTGAAGCCCTTGGGTCAATGAGATTGCCAAAC TTATATATTCCAACAAATCCTATTGGAGCCCAATCTTTGCCCCCGGGAATTATTGCACCGCAATCTGATTTTCATTTACGCAGATTATGGGGTCAACCTAGTGAG GATCTGAAGAAAAGGCCAAGGTATTTAGTAACATTCACGGTCGGTTATGATCAGAAAGATAATATTGACGCTGCAGTAAAAAAG TTTTCTGATGATTTTGCAATTTTGCTATTTCATTATGATGGACGGACTAGTGAGTGGGATCACTTTGAGTGGTCAAAGAATGTCATCCATGTTAGTGCAAGGAAACAAACAAAATG GTGGTATGCTAAACGGTTTTTGCATCCTGATATTGTTGCATCAtatgaatatatttttatttgggaCGAAGATCTTGGACTGGAAAATTTCAATGCAGACGA ATACATTGAATTGGTCATAAAACATGGTTTGGAGATATCTCAACCTGGTCTTGAGCCCTATGATGGATTGGTATGGGAGATGACAAAGAGAACTGAAGACACAGAAGTTCACAA GTCAACAGAAGAGAAGCCAGGCCGTTGTAGTGATGCACATTTGCCTCCTTGTGCTGG ATTTGTGGAAATTATGGCTCCGGTCTTTTCTCGGAAAGCATGGCGTTGCGTCTGGTATATGATTCAg AATGATTTAGTGCATGGATGGGGATTGGATTTCAATCTCAGAAGATGTGCAGAG CCTGCACATCAGAAAATTGGTGTAGTTGATTCACAATGGATTATTCATCAAGGAATTCCTTCCCTTGGGAACCAG GGAGAAACTGACGAGGGAAGAGCTCCATATGATGCG GTCAAAACAAGATGCAAAAATGAGTGGGCCGAATTCCAAGTTCGCCTCACAAATGCTGATTTAACATACCTTAAAGGACTAAAACGTAATATGAAGGGTTAA
- the LOC112736494 gene encoding UDP-xylose transporter 1, with protein MGEISSSFQLGVIGALFLSVASSVSIVICNKALMSSLGFPFATTLTSWHMIVTFGTLYAAKRLKFFEAKPIDMKTVILFGILNGVSVGFLNLSLGFNSIGFYQMTKLAIIPFTVLLETVFLKKEFSLKIKFSLSLLLLGVGIASITDLQLNFLGTIISVLAIITTCVSQILTSTIQKKLNVSSTQLLYQSAPFQAAILFLTGPLVDQMLVNKNVFAFNYTPMLLVFIVLSCIIAVSVNFSTFLVIGKTSPVTYQVLGHLKTCLVLGVGYLILKDPFTFRNIIGILVAIFGMALYSYFCIQDNTNKQSINGSSIAISGKRQRRSALLLNEQKENNEPLKSISKDSVV; from the exons atgggagagatatcATCAAGCTTTCAATTAGGTGTGATTGGTGCACTTTTTCTTTCAGTGGCTTCCTCAGTCTCCATTGTCATTTGCAACAAAGCTTTGATGAGCAGCCTTGGCTTTCCATTTG CTACAACTCTTACAAGTTGGCATATGATTGTTACATTTGGCACACTTTATGCTGCTAAAAGACTTAAATTCTTTGAGGCCAAACCCATTGACATGAAGACAGTCATACTTTTTGGCATTCTAAATGGTGTCTCCGTTGGATTCCTCAACTTGAGCCTTGGCTTCAATTCCATTGGATTCTACCAG atgacAAAACTTGCAATTATACCATTCACAGTATTGCTGGAAACCGTTTTTCTCAAAAAGGAGTTCAG CCTAAAAAtaaaattctctctctcccttttacTTTTGGGAGTTGGCATTGCTTCAATCACAGACCTTCAGCTCAATTTTCTTGGAACAATAATTTCAGTTCTAGCTATCATAACAACATGTGTTAGCCAAATT CTTACCAGCACCATACAGAAGAAGCTTAATGTGTCTTCCACTCAGCTTCTCTACCAATCTGCTCCATTTCAAGCAGCAATTCTATTTCTAACAGGCCCTCTTGTGGATCAAATGCTTGTCAACAAAAATGTCTTTGCCTTCAATTACACTCCTATGCTCTTG gtATTCATAGTATTATCTTGTATAATAGCTGTATCAGTAAACTTCAGCACATTTCTAGTGATTGGAAAAACATCACCAGTAACCTATCAAGTTCTAGGGCATCTCAAGACTTGCCTTGTTCTTGGAGTTGGCTACTTAATATTAAAGGACCCTTTCACTTTTAGAAACATCATTGGCATTCTTGTTGCCATTTTTGGTATGGCCTTGTACTCTTATTTCTGCATTCAAGACAAtacaaacaaacaatcaatcaaTGGATCCTCCATTGCCATCTCAG GTAAAAGGCAAAGACGATCAGCACTTTTATTAAACGAACAAAAAGAGAATAATGAGCCCCTGAAATCAATAAGCAAAGACTCTGTTGTATAA